From a single Populus nigra chromosome 18, ddPopNigr1.1, whole genome shotgun sequence genomic region:
- the LOC133677998 gene encoding sec-independent protein translocase protein TATB, chloroplastic-like, which produces MVMASLISTSASLCSTSTSTKSALYPLPPSPLIPYHKAPKFGLSTWIPQLCLGPFSQWSGLKHLGISFSPNFVAKERKGRCKGKVIHASLFGVGAPEALVIGVVALLVFGPKGLAEVARNLGKTLREFQPTIKELQEVSRDFKSTLEREIGLDEISNQTQNTYNSKITNTASNPSSAGSIDISPTVTDPNGAPSPNRAYTSEEYLKITEEQLKASAAEQQGLSTPPVESQLEPETQLRPQEPVKETAGAMPSPEKPENEVQNY; this is translated from the exons ATGGTCATGGCATCACTAATTTCAACCTCAGCATCCTTGTGTTCAACTTCAACAAGCACCAAATCAGCTCTCTACCCTCTCCCCCCCTCTCCTCTAATCCCGTATCATAAAGCACCCAAATTTGGTCTCTCGACATGGATTCCTCAACTGTGTCTTGGTCCTTTCTCTCAATGGAGTGGTTTAAAACATCTGGGTATCTCATTCTCTCCCAATTTCGTTGCTAAAG AGAGGAAAGGAAGGTGTAAGGGTAAGGTGATTCATGCATCTTTGTTCGGTGTTGGGGCTCCTGAGGCTCTGGTTATTGGTGTGGTGGCTTTGCTGGTTTTTGGTCCCAAAGGTCTTGCTGAG GTTGCACGCAATCTAGGGAAAACTCTACGTGAATTTCAACCCACAATTAAAGAACTTCAG gAGGTGTCAAGGGATTTCAAGAGCACCCTTGAGCGAGAGATTGGGCttgatgaaatttcaaatcaaactcaaaacacaTATAACTCAAAGATAACAAACACTGCATCAAACCCTTCATCAGCTGGCAGCATTGATATTTCTCCGACTGTGACTGACCCCA atggtGCTCCATCCCCAAACAGAGCTTATACCAGTGAAGAGTACTTGAAAATCACAGAAGAGCAGCTAAAAGCATCTGCTGCTGAACAACAGGGTCTGTCAACCCCTCCAGTAGAAAGTCAGTTGGAACCTGAAACTCAGCTTCGGCCACAAG AGCCCGTCAAAGAAACTGCTGGTGCGATGCCTTCCCCAGAAAAGCCAGAAAATGAAGTACAAAACTATTAA
- the LOC133678403 gene encoding N6-adenosine-methyltransferase non-catalytic subunit MTB-like isoform X2: MSTNGEDAEGFDGGGRRRTSGGDRNDSRKRSGGGGSSKVGSDEDDYETRKEMRSKQMKKKQEESSLEKLSSWYQDGELDNKQSGGDKSVGKGHGCPDESERRKMISNISEHESSCKASKSREERSYDGEIEKALGRDSRYSERKDSSREKGHGSAETGKNSRRRWDESDSNRKAEENHHEKSDFISGKMSDSNHESKERRARIEPSESKSRGLDLNSEKGAKTSNRDDKRADADREKNKSKSRSEAAKEDNGASPITREDRSGREKIEKHREQRTPTRKDVSESRERSSNAEEDGNTWVGDKSAREVGRSNRSRTPERSIRHHQESQHSEIEYERDVDTRRKDQEKDGYRDDRSKGRDDSWNDRNRDRESSKENWKRRQPSGNDREPKDGDIAYDRGRDWEPRHGRERNDNERPHGRSRGEAVKTSSNFGISNDNYDVIEVPLDHGRPEARSNFARRIEVSQQSDVKSAPNTEEWAYMQGERARRNDSPFVGDSKDKYMDDDAPLRDPSSWRDDVEYQGGKGRGQKGAMPSHGVGGQSSSSGSQTPYRNQDPGSFGRGSPQGVKGSRVGRGGRGRPAGRDNQQGTLPLPLMGSPFGSLGMQPPGALQPLAPSMSPAPCPPISPGVFIPPFSSPVVWAGARGVEMNMLGVPPPLSAVPPGPTTPRFPPNMGTNPSNPAMFFNQAGPGRGMPPSIPGPGFNASGPVGRGTPPDQNAGGWIPPRNNGPPGKAPSRGEQNDYSQNFVDTGMRPQNFIRELELTNVVEDYPKLRELIQKKDEIVAKSASPPMYMKCDLHELELSPEFFGTKFDVILVDPPWEEYVHRAPGVADHMEYWTFEEILNLKIEAIADTPSFIFLWVGDGVGLEQGRRCLKKWGFRRCEDICWVKTNKSNATPGLRHDSHTLFQHSKEHCLMGIKGTVRRSTDGHIIHANIDTDVIIAEEPPYGSTQKPEDMYRIIEHFSLGRRRLELFGEDHNIRSGWLTAGKELSSSNFNAEAYIRNFADKDGKVWQGGGGRNPPPEAPHLVVTTPDIEALRPKSPMKNQQQMQQQQQSVSISLTAANSSNRRPAGNSPQNPSTFSLNQEASSANPSTPAPWASSPMEGCRGREGGNMPSEDKVFDMYGYSGQANGDHLDFESHRPKNLL, from the exons ATGTCCACCAATGGGGAGGATGCTGAAGGATTCGATGGGGGTGGGAGAAGGAGAACTTCAGGCGGGGACAGGAATGATAGTCGTAAGAGGTCAGGTGGTGGTGGGTCAAGTAAAGTGGGTAGTGATGAAGATGATTATGAGACGAGAAAAGAGATGCGGTCTAAGcagatgaagaaaaaacaggagGAAAGTAGTTTGGAAAAATTGAGCAGTTGGTATCAGGATGGAGAATTAGACAACAAGCAGAGTGGAGGTGACAAGTCTGTTGGTAAAGGCCATGGTTGCCCTGATGAAAGCGAGAGAAGGAAAATGATATCGAATATCTCGGAGCATGAGAGTTCCTGTAAGGCAAGTAAAAGTAGAGAAGAAAGATCCTATGATGGAGAGATTGAAAAGGCACTGGGTAGAGATTCTAGATATTCAGAAAGGAAGGATAGCAGCCGAGAGAAAGGTCACGGTTCTGCTGAGACAGGGAAGAATTCTAGGAGAAGGTGGGATGAATCTGACTCCAACAGAAAAGCCGAAGAAAATCATCATGAAAAGTCTGATTTTATAAGTGGAAAGATGTCTGATTCCAATCACGAGTCTAAAGAAAGAAGAGCTAGAATCGAACCTAGTGAGAGTAAAAGCAGGGGTTTGGATTTAAACAGTGAAAAGGGCGCCAAAACTAGCAACAGAGATGACAAAAGAGCTGATGCAGACAGGGAGAAGAATAAGAGTAAAAGCAGGTCAGAAGCTGCCAAAGAAGATAACGGGGCTAGTCCTATCACCCGTGAAGATAGATCAGGTCGGGAGAAAATTGAGAAGCATAGAGAGCAGAGAACTCCCACTAGAAAAGATGTTTCTGAAAGCCGTGAAAGGTCCTCCAATGCAGAAGAAGATGGAAACACGTGGGTGGGAGATAAAAGTGCAAGAGAAGTAGGGCGGTCTAATAGGTCCAGGACTCCCGAGAGGAGCATTAGGCATCATCAAGAATCTCAACATTCTGAAATAGAGTATGAAAGAGATGTTGACACAAGACGGAAGGATCAAGAAAAGGATGGCTACAGGGATGATAGATCAAAAGGCAGGGATGACAGCTGGAATGACAGGAATAGGGATCGGGAAAGTTCCAAAGAGAACTGGAAAAGAAGACAACCTTCTGGTAATGATAGGGAGCCAAAAGACGGGGACATTGCTTATGATCGTGGAAGAGACTGGGAGCCAAGACATGGTCGTGAAAGGAATGACAATGAAAGGCCTCATGGTCGAAGCAGGGGTGAAGCTGTGAAAACGTCATCAAATTTTGGGATTTCAAATGATAATTATGATGTGATAGAGGTCCCGCTTGATCATGGACGACCAGAGGCTAGATCCAACTTTGCTAGGAGGATTGAGGTCAGTCAGCAGTCTGATGTAAAATCAGCACCAAACACTGAAGAGTGGGCATACATGCAAGGTGAAAGGGCAAGAAGGAATGACTCACCTTTTGTAGGAGACTCAAAGGACAAGTATATGGATGATGATGCACCATTGCGAGATCCGAGTTCTTGGAGGGATGACGTTGAGTACCAGGGAGGGAAAGGGAGAGGCCAAAAGGGGGCCATGCCCAGTCACGGTGTTGGTGGTCAAAGTTCTAGCAGTGGTTCACAGACTCCATATAGAAACCAGGATCCAGGCTCCTTTGGCAGAGGTTCTCCACAGGGAGTAAAAGGAAGTAGAGTAGGGAGAGGAGGAAGGGGGAGGCCTGCTGGGAGAGATAACCAACAGGGTACACTCCCGTTGCCATTAATGGGATCACCTTTTGGCTCTCTTGGAATGCAACCACCCGGAGCACTTCAGCCTCTCGCTCCTAGTATGTCACCTGCTCCATGTCCTCCAATTAGTCCAGGTGTCTTCATTCCACCATTTTCTTCACCAGTTGTTTGGGCTGGTGCCCGAGGTGTGGAGATGAATATGCTTGGTGTCCCCCCTCCTCTCTCTGCTGTTCCTCCTGGGCCCACAACGCCAAGATTTCCCCCTAACATGGGAACAAATCCATCAAACCCTGCTATGTTTTTTAATCAAGCAGGACCTGGCAGGGGAATGCCTCCAAGCATACCTGGTCCTGGTTTTAATGCTTCTGGACCTGTAGGACGAGGAACACCACCAGATCAAAATGCCGGGGGTTGGATTCCTCCTAGAAATAATGGTCCTCCAGGTAAAGCTCCTTCAAGAGGAGAGCAGAATGATTACTCACAGAATTTTGTTGATACTGGTATGCGACCCCAGAACTTTATCAGAGAGCTAGAGCTGACCAATGTTGTAGAGGATTATCCCAAGCTTAGGGAGCTTATACAGAAAAAGGATGAGATTGTGGCTAAATCTGCTTCTCCTCCCATGTACATGAAATGCGACCTACACGAGCTTGAGCTGTCTCCAGAGTTCTTTGGAACCAAGTTTGATGTTATTCTGGTGGACCCTCCATGGGAGGAATATGTTCATCGAGCTCCTGGTGTTGCTGACCATATGGAGTATTGGACTTTTGAAGAAATACTAAATCTTAAGATTGAG GCAATAGCAGATACGCCTTCTTTTATCTTCCTCTGGGTGGGTGATGGTGTTGGTCTTGAGCAAGGCCGCCGCTGTTTAAAGAAG TGGGGATTTCGGAGATGCGAAGATATTTGTTGGGTGAAGACCAACAAAAGCAACGCAACTCCAGGGCTCCGACATGATTCCCATACTTTGTTTCAGCATTCGAag GAACACTGCTTGATGGGTATAAAAGGAACTGTTCGCCGCAGCACTGATGGTCACATCATCCATGCTAACATTGATACTGATGTAATTATTGCTGAGGAACCTCCTTATG GTTCAACTCAAAAGCCTGAAGACATGTATCGGATAATTGAGCATTTCTCTCTAGGCCGCAGAAGGCTTGAGCTCTTTGGCGAAGATCACAATATTCGATCTGGTTGGCTGACTGCTGGTAAAGAATTATCTTCATCAAATTTCAATGCTGAG GCGTACATCAGGAATTTTGCTGACAAGGATGGCAAAGTTTGGCAAGGAGGGGGTGGAAGAAATCCTCCTCCTGAGGCGCCTCATCTTGTTGTGACTACCCCTGATATAGAGGCTCTACGCCCTAAGTCACCAATGAAGAACCAGCAGcaaatgcagcagcagcagcaatcaGTATCTATTTCTCTGACAGCAGCCAATTCCTCCAACAGAAGGCCAGCTGGAAATTCTCCTCAGAATCCAAGTACTTTCAGTTTAAACCAAGAGGCCTCTAGTGCTAACCCTTCAACCCCAGCCCCTTGGGCATCATCACCAATGGAAGGCTGTAGAGGACGAGAGGGTGGGAATATGCCTTCAGAAGACAAGGTCTTTGATATGTATGGTTATAGTGGGCAGGCAAATGGAGATCATCTAGATTTTGAATCCCACAGACCTAAGAATTTGTTGTAA
- the LOC133678403 gene encoding N6-adenosine-methyltransferase non-catalytic subunit MTB-like isoform X1: MESPERSSRSYGRKDVEDSSDVKIDRGGDDEEWDVSDKRKHRSIKSRMSTNGEDAEGFDGGGRRRTSGGDRNDSRKRSGGGGSSKVGSDEDDYETRKEMRSKQMKKKQEESSLEKLSSWYQDGELDNKQSGGDKSVGKGHGCPDESERRKMISNISEHESSCKASKSREERSYDGEIEKALGRDSRYSERKDSSREKGHGSAETGKNSRRRWDESDSNRKAEENHHEKSDFISGKMSDSNHESKERRARIEPSESKSRGLDLNSEKGAKTSNRDDKRADADREKNKSKSRSEAAKEDNGASPITREDRSGREKIEKHREQRTPTRKDVSESRERSSNAEEDGNTWVGDKSAREVGRSNRSRTPERSIRHHQESQHSEIEYERDVDTRRKDQEKDGYRDDRSKGRDDSWNDRNRDRESSKENWKRRQPSGNDREPKDGDIAYDRGRDWEPRHGRERNDNERPHGRSRGEAVKTSSNFGISNDNYDVIEVPLDHGRPEARSNFARRIEVSQQSDVKSAPNTEEWAYMQGERARRNDSPFVGDSKDKYMDDDAPLRDPSSWRDDVEYQGGKGRGQKGAMPSHGVGGQSSSSGSQTPYRNQDPGSFGRGSPQGVKGSRVGRGGRGRPAGRDNQQGTLPLPLMGSPFGSLGMQPPGALQPLAPSMSPAPCPPISPGVFIPPFSSPVVWAGARGVEMNMLGVPPPLSAVPPGPTTPRFPPNMGTNPSNPAMFFNQAGPGRGMPPSIPGPGFNASGPVGRGTPPDQNAGGWIPPRNNGPPGKAPSRGEQNDYSQNFVDTGMRPQNFIRELELTNVVEDYPKLRELIQKKDEIVAKSASPPMYMKCDLHELELSPEFFGTKFDVILVDPPWEEYVHRAPGVADHMEYWTFEEILNLKIEAIADTPSFIFLWVGDGVGLEQGRRCLKKWGFRRCEDICWVKTNKSNATPGLRHDSHTLFQHSKEHCLMGIKGTVRRSTDGHIIHANIDTDVIIAEEPPYGSTQKPEDMYRIIEHFSLGRRRLELFGEDHNIRSGWLTAGKELSSSNFNAEAYIRNFADKDGKVWQGGGGRNPPPEAPHLVVTTPDIEALRPKSPMKNQQQMQQQQQSVSISLTAANSSNRRPAGNSPQNPSTFSLNQEASSANPSTPAPWASSPMEGCRGREGGNMPSEDKVFDMYGYSGQANGDHLDFESHRPKNLL, from the exons ATGGAATCGCCTGAACGTTCTAGTCGTAGTTATGGAAGAAAGGATGTAGAAGATAGTTCAGATGTGAAGATTGATAGGGGCGGGGATGATGAAGAATGGGATGTGAGTGATAAGAGGAAACACAGGTCTATCAAGTCTAGGATGTCCACCAATGGGGAGGATGCTGAAGGATTCGATGGGGGTGGGAGAAGGAGAACTTCAGGCGGGGACAGGAATGATAGTCGTAAGAGGTCAGGTGGTGGTGGGTCAAGTAAAGTGGGTAGTGATGAAGATGATTATGAGACGAGAAAAGAGATGCGGTCTAAGcagatgaagaaaaaacaggagGAAAGTAGTTTGGAAAAATTGAGCAGTTGGTATCAGGATGGAGAATTAGACAACAAGCAGAGTGGAGGTGACAAGTCTGTTGGTAAAGGCCATGGTTGCCCTGATGAAAGCGAGAGAAGGAAAATGATATCGAATATCTCGGAGCATGAGAGTTCCTGTAAGGCAAGTAAAAGTAGAGAAGAAAGATCCTATGATGGAGAGATTGAAAAGGCACTGGGTAGAGATTCTAGATATTCAGAAAGGAAGGATAGCAGCCGAGAGAAAGGTCACGGTTCTGCTGAGACAGGGAAGAATTCTAGGAGAAGGTGGGATGAATCTGACTCCAACAGAAAAGCCGAAGAAAATCATCATGAAAAGTCTGATTTTATAAGTGGAAAGATGTCTGATTCCAATCACGAGTCTAAAGAAAGAAGAGCTAGAATCGAACCTAGTGAGAGTAAAAGCAGGGGTTTGGATTTAAACAGTGAAAAGGGCGCCAAAACTAGCAACAGAGATGACAAAAGAGCTGATGCAGACAGGGAGAAGAATAAGAGTAAAAGCAGGTCAGAAGCTGCCAAAGAAGATAACGGGGCTAGTCCTATCACCCGTGAAGATAGATCAGGTCGGGAGAAAATTGAGAAGCATAGAGAGCAGAGAACTCCCACTAGAAAAGATGTTTCTGAAAGCCGTGAAAGGTCCTCCAATGCAGAAGAAGATGGAAACACGTGGGTGGGAGATAAAAGTGCAAGAGAAGTAGGGCGGTCTAATAGGTCCAGGACTCCCGAGAGGAGCATTAGGCATCATCAAGAATCTCAACATTCTGAAATAGAGTATGAAAGAGATGTTGACACAAGACGGAAGGATCAAGAAAAGGATGGCTACAGGGATGATAGATCAAAAGGCAGGGATGACAGCTGGAATGACAGGAATAGGGATCGGGAAAGTTCCAAAGAGAACTGGAAAAGAAGACAACCTTCTGGTAATGATAGGGAGCCAAAAGACGGGGACATTGCTTATGATCGTGGAAGAGACTGGGAGCCAAGACATGGTCGTGAAAGGAATGACAATGAAAGGCCTCATGGTCGAAGCAGGGGTGAAGCTGTGAAAACGTCATCAAATTTTGGGATTTCAAATGATAATTATGATGTGATAGAGGTCCCGCTTGATCATGGACGACCAGAGGCTAGATCCAACTTTGCTAGGAGGATTGAGGTCAGTCAGCAGTCTGATGTAAAATCAGCACCAAACACTGAAGAGTGGGCATACATGCAAGGTGAAAGGGCAAGAAGGAATGACTCACCTTTTGTAGGAGACTCAAAGGACAAGTATATGGATGATGATGCACCATTGCGAGATCCGAGTTCTTGGAGGGATGACGTTGAGTACCAGGGAGGGAAAGGGAGAGGCCAAAAGGGGGCCATGCCCAGTCACGGTGTTGGTGGTCAAAGTTCTAGCAGTGGTTCACAGACTCCATATAGAAACCAGGATCCAGGCTCCTTTGGCAGAGGTTCTCCACAGGGAGTAAAAGGAAGTAGAGTAGGGAGAGGAGGAAGGGGGAGGCCTGCTGGGAGAGATAACCAACAGGGTACACTCCCGTTGCCATTAATGGGATCACCTTTTGGCTCTCTTGGAATGCAACCACCCGGAGCACTTCAGCCTCTCGCTCCTAGTATGTCACCTGCTCCATGTCCTCCAATTAGTCCAGGTGTCTTCATTCCACCATTTTCTTCACCAGTTGTTTGGGCTGGTGCCCGAGGTGTGGAGATGAATATGCTTGGTGTCCCCCCTCCTCTCTCTGCTGTTCCTCCTGGGCCCACAACGCCAAGATTTCCCCCTAACATGGGAACAAATCCATCAAACCCTGCTATGTTTTTTAATCAAGCAGGACCTGGCAGGGGAATGCCTCCAAGCATACCTGGTCCTGGTTTTAATGCTTCTGGACCTGTAGGACGAGGAACACCACCAGATCAAAATGCCGGGGGTTGGATTCCTCCTAGAAATAATGGTCCTCCAGGTAAAGCTCCTTCAAGAGGAGAGCAGAATGATTACTCACAGAATTTTGTTGATACTGGTATGCGACCCCAGAACTTTATCAGAGAGCTAGAGCTGACCAATGTTGTAGAGGATTATCCCAAGCTTAGGGAGCTTATACAGAAAAAGGATGAGATTGTGGCTAAATCTGCTTCTCCTCCCATGTACATGAAATGCGACCTACACGAGCTTGAGCTGTCTCCAGAGTTCTTTGGAACCAAGTTTGATGTTATTCTGGTGGACCCTCCATGGGAGGAATATGTTCATCGAGCTCCTGGTGTTGCTGACCATATGGAGTATTGGACTTTTGAAGAAATACTAAATCTTAAGATTGAG GCAATAGCAGATACGCCTTCTTTTATCTTCCTCTGGGTGGGTGATGGTGTTGGTCTTGAGCAAGGCCGCCGCTGTTTAAAGAAG TGGGGATTTCGGAGATGCGAAGATATTTGTTGGGTGAAGACCAACAAAAGCAACGCAACTCCAGGGCTCCGACATGATTCCCATACTTTGTTTCAGCATTCGAag GAACACTGCTTGATGGGTATAAAAGGAACTGTTCGCCGCAGCACTGATGGTCACATCATCCATGCTAACATTGATACTGATGTAATTATTGCTGAGGAACCTCCTTATG GTTCAACTCAAAAGCCTGAAGACATGTATCGGATAATTGAGCATTTCTCTCTAGGCCGCAGAAGGCTTGAGCTCTTTGGCGAAGATCACAATATTCGATCTGGTTGGCTGACTGCTGGTAAAGAATTATCTTCATCAAATTTCAATGCTGAG GCGTACATCAGGAATTTTGCTGACAAGGATGGCAAAGTTTGGCAAGGAGGGGGTGGAAGAAATCCTCCTCCTGAGGCGCCTCATCTTGTTGTGACTACCCCTGATATAGAGGCTCTACGCCCTAAGTCACCAATGAAGAACCAGCAGcaaatgcagcagcagcagcaatcaGTATCTATTTCTCTGACAGCAGCCAATTCCTCCAACAGAAGGCCAGCTGGAAATTCTCCTCAGAATCCAAGTACTTTCAGTTTAAACCAAGAGGCCTCTAGTGCTAACCCTTCAACCCCAGCCCCTTGGGCATCATCACCAATGGAAGGCTGTAGAGGACGAGAGGGTGGGAATATGCCTTCAGAAGACAAGGTCTTTGATATGTATGGTTATAGTGGGCAGGCAAATGGAGATCATCTAGATTTTGAATCCCACAGACCTAAGAATTTGTTGTAA
- the LOC133678116 gene encoding BAHD acyltransferase DCR-like, producing the protein MAPEAEYKEEEIMKVKITGKSHVKPSKKLGRRECRLVTFDLPYIAFHYNQKLLVYKGNEYEDMVGKLKDGLGAVLEDFYQLAGKLARDEEGVLSVEYDDDMEGVEVVEASAEWISVEDLAVELGTSTLKELIPYNGILNSEGLHRPLLSMQLTKLEDGLAMGLAFNHAIIDGTSTWHFMSSWAQICSGLPSVTVLPFLDRTKVRNTKVKLHPPPPDQDAQNTSSNGTAHAKPVDPPLRERVFKFSESAIDKIKSKVNSNPPSDGSKPFSTFQALAVHMWRHVTQARQLKPEDHTVFTVFADCRKRVDPPMPESYFGNLIQAVYTVTAVGLLSMNPPEFGASMIQKAIEMHDSKAIEERNRQFERSPKIFQFKDAGVNCVSVGSSPRFPVYEVDFGWGKPETVRSGINNRFDGMVYLYRGKSGGRSIDAEISLEAGAMERLEEDKEFVAEVN; encoded by the exons ATGGCCCCCGAGGCAGAATATAAGGAGGAGGAGATCATGAAGGTGAAAATAACTGGCAAATCCCATGTCAAGCCCAGCAAAAAACTAGGAAGAAGGGAATGTCGATTGGTGACCTTTGATCTTCCATACATTGCATTTCACTACAACCAGAAGTTGTTAGTTTACAAGGGAAATGAGTATGAGGACATGGTAGGGAAGCTGAAGGATGGGCTTGGAGCTGTCTTGGAGGATTTCTACCAACTGGCCGGGAAACTAGCAAGAGATGAAGAAGGGGTGCTCAGTGTAGAATATGACGATGATATGGAGGGTGTTGAGGTGGTGGAGGCCAGTGCTGAGTGGATCAGTGTGGAGGATCTAGCTGTTGAGCTGGGTACCTCCACGTTGAAGGAGCTCATACCTTACAATGGGATCTTGAACTCTGAGGGACTCCACAGACCATTATTGTCGATGCAG CTAACCAAGCTGGAAGATGGACTAGCAATGGGGTTGGCCTTCAACCATGCCATCATTGATGGGACCTCCACGTGGCACTTTATGAGTTCATGGGCCCAGATTTGCAGTGGGCTGCCTTCAGTCACTGTCTTGCCTTTCCTGGACCGCACCAAAGTGAGAAACACTAAAGTAAAGCTACACCCACCACCGCCAGATCAGGACGCACAAAATACATCATCCAACGGCACTGCTCACGCTAAGCCTGTTGATCCGCCACTCAGAGAGCGAGTCTTCAAATTCTCTGAATCAGCAATTGACAAGATCAAGTCAAAAGTCAACTCAAACCCACCATCCGACGGCTCAAAACCATTCTCGACTTTTCAAGCACTTGCTGTCCATATGTGGCGCCATGTAACACAAGCGCGTCAGCTTAAGCCTGAAGACCACACGGTCTTCACTGTCTTCGCTGACTGCCGCAAAAGGGTCGACCCGCCAATGCCGGAAAGTTACTTTGGTAACCTAATTCAGGCCGTATACACGGTGACCGCTGTCGGGTTGCTGTCGATGAACCCACCTGAGTTTGGAGCTTCCATGATACAAAAAGCCATTGAGATGCACGATTCTAAAGCCATTGAAGAGCGTAACAGGCAGTTTGAAAGGTCACCAAAGATATTTCAGTTCAAAGATGCGGGTGTTAACTGTGTCTCTGTTGGGAGCTCGCCAAGGTTTCCAGTTTATGAGGTGGATTTTGGGTGGGGAAAGCCAGAGACGGTGAGGAGTGGAATCAATAACAGGTTCGATGGGATGGTGTATCTGTATCGAGGGAAGAGTGGTGGAAGGAGTATTGATGCGGAGATAAGCTTGGAAGCTGGAGCTATGGAGAGGTTGGAGGAGGACAAGGAGTTTGTTGCGGAGGTTAATTGA